The DNA window GCCCTGGGCTCTGTTGGTGGCTGTGGGCTGCCATCGTGTGGCAGATCCCAGGCTTGGCAGGAAGGGGGATGAAACACATCTGGATAAACCAGATTGACCAGTTAAAGCACAAACCCACACACCTACCCAAATATCTCTGCTGTCACAGGCCTGGGACACCAAACCTCCCTCTGAGCCTCAGGGGGATGTCAGAGCCTTCAGCAAAAACAGTTTCTACTTGCTAAGGAATTATTTTCATGCTGTTTGGCCCTGAGGTGTTCTGCTGAACAAGCTCATTGATGTGCCACAAAACTGTCCCAGACTGCCACTCCCAGGCCACCACCCTGGCCTGAGGCTGCTGCCTCGGCTCTGTTGTCCAGGTGAGATCCTGTGCAGCAGCTTTTCCTAATCTGGCTCCCCTCATGCCTCATCTTCCAACCTCTCTGTCTACAGAGACAATTTACACTCACAATTTACTGCTGGAAATAAAGGGAAGAGGGGTTCTGGACCCCACAcctctcctcctctgctcttccttttcctaAAAGCTGGACTAATTAATTCCAGCATTTCACCTGGAAAAGACAAGGCACTTGGCATCTCTTGCTCTGGGCCATGCATAAGTTACTGCCCACTTGCTCTGCCCCCTGAGACTTcccagtgcagtctggagcaggCTGGAGCTTCCCCAGAGCCTCACACAGGGAGCATCCTCAGCAAACTGTTTATTCCCACAGCATCCAAATCCTCTtcctcagagagctgctggcCAACCACTTCCCAGAAGTCACTCCATGAGCAGATATGGACATGGGTTTGCCTTTTTATCCAAACATTTGTTTTCCTCACCCTGCCAGTCCAGCCTGAAGCATCCCAGACCTGCAAGCATTTGAGATCACTGACATTCCATTTCCTTCAGAGTTCAGCTAACTTGGCCTGCCCTATGCAGAACCCTGGCCTCCAACTCCAGTCCTGCTTCCCCAGAACCACGGGCATGTGCTCCAAGATTACAGGCAAGGCTGGTAGCACAGGCTGGGTTTCAGAACACCAGGCCTGTCCTGTCACAAACACGTGCTTTCAGTCAGAGCCTGCCAAACTTGAACCACTGGAGAGAAGGTTTTTGGGAAGTTCCAGTTGATACAGCTCAGCTAttccaagaaaaaaagattGGGGAACATATTTTTGCATGTGTCCAGGATAATCTTGTAACTGTTCTGGGGCAGCCCTGTGCTTCAGAGGAGGATTCTAGAAGCAGAAAGGGAACATCATTCCTTGAACTGAGATTATATTTGTGCCTCTCCCATCAAATCTATCTGAACTTAATCTCAGAGGTCCTTTTACAGTGTATAGACATATCAAGGCTAACTGGAAACTACCAGGAAACTGTAATTTGGCCCACTTTTAGTTTGTAAGAGCTTGATTTTAGAACACTGCCAGTTTAAGCAGCATGTCCTTAAGAAACCTCTTTGTGCAGTGACTGTGCTGAGCACACCAGGGTGAAGATCTGCACTGACACAACTGAGCCAAAACCCAATTTGCTCCCACCAGCCACAATACCCAGAGCAATCACCAAACAGCACTGGAAAACCTAATTTGCTTTCCCTTCAATCAAGATACAACAGGCAGGAGATCAGGTCCTGAAGACTTTTCAAGCTGAACCTGCAGATGTTGGAGCTGCTGTGGTACCGAGGGGGAGAAATTCAAGCACTGAGAGAGGGGCTGAGCTCACCAGAGTCAGTGTCTGGatgtcctccctgctctgctgtgttcAGCCCATCCATTTCTTCCTGCACAGAGATTTCCTTGGCTTCTCTGCCTCCCTGGCCTTCAGGAGCTTTGCTGGGGACTGCTTCCAAcagcttctcctgcttctgGATGAAGGATTCCATAGCAGCCAGTGACAGGGTGCCAGAGACCTACAAAAGTGGGTTAGTGCCACAGAGCTTGGGGTCTGCAGTGCCCAGACAGCCTCCACCTCCTGGTTTGCACCCAGTTGTAGCcaacagcacagccagggctgcttaTTGTTCTTCTGCCAAGAGCTGGCATGTGGCAacaaggctgcagcagccacagccctcGTGGATGGTGATTATTCCCAAACAGGGCAGTGGTTGGGGTTGTGAAAGGATTACAAGAGGATCTGAACTTACAGCATTGCCCTCCCTGATGGAGTACACGATCCTGTCATGAGCTTCACTCACACTCAGCACTGGAGTGATTTTACTGGATGAGAACCTCAGCCTGGACCTGAAAAGCAGAGCCATGGCACAGTCAGTTTTCTCTGCAAGCTGTGAGTCATGAGTTTTCCAGCCAGCTAAGATATCTGATTAGACCTGAAGTGGTTCAAAAAAAGCATCTGCCTCCAGGATAACTCAGAGCTGACAGTGAAACCCCACAACAAAAGCTGTAAAGCTTTTTCTCGTGTACACCTGAGCTGAGCCAAGGTTTTCCAGCATTCCACAAGGAGCTGTAACACAGATGCTGATAGGGAGATGTAGGCAGATGTCAGCAAGGTGTGAgcactgcagcacacacagggaagTGTTCAGAAAAGCCTCTGAGATGAAATACACTCAGCAGGATTGTGAAATGCAATTATAAACACTGACAAAAAGAAGGATAAAAAAGGGCATCGGGATTTTGGGACAAATTGTAAAATAGCCTGTTTATCATTAAGGAATGTCCTTTTCAGCCAAAATGGTTCCAAACTTGTACTTTTTGAGTTTGTCTTTCTGTCCAAAGCAGCTTTTTCCAGCAAAACATCactttttggaaagaaaaagccaTACTCATGCAGAATCTTCCCTTCCTTGGTGAGGGAAGAACCACTGATGAGACAATCACAGTGAGACTGGGCACTGTCAGCAGCACCAACATTTGGTGAGGAACATACATGAAACTATCTTAAATATTACtcataaataattatttaaatgttttctgGGCAGGGCCGCTGTTGGAACACatgggagaggcaggagggaacTTTCAGGTAGTAATTTACAGCTGTATTTTGCAATTACTCTCTGCATATATTTAAGGTTAAAAAGCAATTCCTCAGGACCATAAGTGGCTCTGCTGGCAAATGGCAACACCTCAGAGCTCCTTTAGGAAGAAACCTATCTTCTGTGGAAACCTGAGCATTCCTGGGAAACCCTTTAGATAAACTGAAGCTCAAATAAATGTGTTCAGCACGGGAAGGAGGAAGTAATTCCGCTTCAGAACAGAATTTACTGCCCAACACAGAATTTACTACCCAACACATAAAGCCCCAAGTCAGTTCTTCCCCACCATGGGCTCAATTTGTGCATTAATCCCTTGTCCTGCAAAGCTGAGGGAGCCCTTACTTGCTTTTCTTCCCGTCTGTTTGGGATTTCCCATCCACTTCTGACTCACTCAGATCCTCCgtggggctctggggctctgaCCTGGGGAACGCTGTCTTCAAGGTGTCCACGATAGCATTGACAACAATCTGCAAAGCCAGCCTTTAATTACTGCCTTTAATTAGTGCCTTGATCCTCGTTACTTACACACATCAAGAGTTTTGAGACTTGCAATGGATTTTCTATTAAATAGAAAGAACTGGATTTTCTATTAAATAGAAAGAACCTCTTAATAGGTTCTTTAACACGAACTCTGACCCGTTATGGGTTTCTGGGCAAGCTCAGCTCCAAAGAAAGTGTTTTGCCttccaggagacactgaagccTAGGAAGCATCTCTGGAGGCAGCTGGAAAGGGCTCAGGTAAGCagctccccatttttcccaccTTGTCTATCCTGGAGACAAGGATATTATTACTGCCTTTAATTACTGCACTGATCCTTGTTACTTACATACATCAGGAGTTCTGAGACTTGCACTGGATTTTCTATTAAATAGGTTCCTTAACACAAACTCTGACCCTTTATGGGTTTCTGGGCAAGCTGAGCCCAGCTCCAAAGGGCTCAGGTAAGCAGCCCCCAACTTAGGAAGCATCTCTGGGGGCAGCAGGAAAGGGCTCAGTAAGCagctccccatttttcccaccTTGTCTATCCTGGAGACAACAAAAGGCTTCTTGACAAAGGCGATCCTGGCGTCGGTGTTGAGGGCCAGGAATTCCTGCACCTCCTCACTGTTTGCAATCTCAGGGACTGCACACAATTGCTGCAAGGACAGATGGAGATTCAGATCATTTCAGAGTCAAGCTCCCAGCCTGATTGTGTAATGTGGAAGAGACATGGTATGCTCCACTGTCTGCACAAAGCTGTCCTGAGCTCTGCTTTTAGCTCACAGGGGCACACAAACATCTCACCTTCAGGAAAGATTCCAGCAGACTTTTCCTGGCTTCCACTTTATCGCTGTCCATGTTTCCAAATGGCAGATCAGGGAACAGTTTCTTTGGTCCTTTGATGTCTACAAAGGAAACAAACCCACAGCTTGAGAGAACTGCAAAATTACAGTAACCTTAATTTAAAAGACTTTTagatgataaaataaaaaaaaaatcaaaattcaaaattaaaattttaaaatctaaatatGGATTTTTGTCTTTATTAAAACCTGAATATTCTAATGATTAATGCTATCCCCACACACTGCCTGGCATCAGCCCAAGGTAATACACAGACACCAGTGTTGTATGCACTGTTAAAGTGCAAAACTGCAAAGCCAACTGTCGTGGAATGGGAAGAGGAATGGTTTGAAATTCCAGAAAAGATAAATCATtcctccagccagctctgcacagaAGACTGGAGGATGTGGGCAGGAGACACAGCCCAGCATCCAGAGCTGCACGAGCAGGGCAGGAaaccctgggagcagaggaacagggaatgggagagagggagaaggatTTGCTCGGGGGGCCACTGCAGGCACTGACTTTTCAGGAACTTGCGGAGCTCCGGCTTCTCCTCCAGCCGCGTCTGCAGGTTGAGGAACTCGCGGTAGCGGCGGTTCACGGTGTGATAAgccacctgctgcaggctgcccGCTGCCTCGCCCTCCAGGGCTGTCTCATACTGAGGAGGAAGGCAAAGGCATCATCCTGACACATCCCAAaacagccctgctccccactCAGTCCCCAGGCcccccccagcagctcctcagtcAGCCCTTCTCTGAAGAGGAAGGAACCAATCATGATGgaacaaaagcaggaaaagattCAACCAGCCCCACGGGAATCCCAAACAGCCACGGTGCCCGGTATTTCCCCACTACCAGACTGTCCAAGTGAGCTTTTTGGGAGTTTGTGGTCAAACCAATCAGTGCTGaaatttgaatattggcacctggtgtggctgCTGAGGACATGGATATGCCTCCGGgaacacagggggttaaaagtCACATCCttctggtcacatctcacagcagaaactagggagaatatattttcatgggggcactggcactgcACCAGCGCCAAACCATGACACAGACAAAATTTATTGTTCAGACCCAACAGAGCAAGTCCTCATTGCAAACAGCAGCCCAGGTGGTggcagggatgtggggaggTGGTGGTGCTCGGGGAGCCCTTACCTTGACAGTGTACAGGGTGTAGGGGTGGAAGCCAGTCCCGCTGTGCTCCCGGGCAGTGATGGTCCCAGTGATCCTCAGGTTCTGGATGACCACCGGCCCCTCGGGGCTGCTCAGGGGCTCGAAGCTGAAGGTGCTCATGGAAGCTGTTGGGGAGGAtgacagcaggggcaggctCTGCCCGGGCTCTGGGGGAAATGGTGCTGGGCCCTCTGCTGCCCCCAGATCTCTCCCCAGGCTGGAGGGTCTTTGTGAGGAGAacctcctggggacagctgggctttcctcctccttctcagcTGCTGGCTCGATCTGGATGTCAGGGCAGGAGCTCAAAGCAGAGGTGGGGAGCAGGCCAGCATCTGAGCTGGGGCCAGGGCCGTGGTCCAGGTCCCCTGTGCCATCCTCCGAGGCAGGTGCTCCCTCTGGCACAGGAGTGTCCTGGGGGGGCTCATCAAGGAGCTCTccagcaggggaaggagccagcAGCTCCACGTCCTGCCCCACGTCAGGTGCCGGGGATTCCAGCTCCAAACCCTCACAGGGGAAGAGGGATCCCAAGGCTTGGGGGCGCAGGAAGGGTTCCTCTGCATGGCATGACCTGcccacctcctctccctcctctccagcagcccctgcctctctcctgaGCCCCTCGGCAGCCcttggggagggggagagcCCGGCGAGAGCTGCGTCTGTCTGTGCCGGGAAAGGCAAGGAATCCGGCACTGGGGGTGCAGGGTGGGGCTTCCCACCCCGGGGCTTCTTGGAAAACGCCCCAATGAGCAGCAGGTTGATCCAGTCGGGATCAGACATCTTCCTAATGGCCGGCAGCAGCACGTTGCAGGCCACCAGCTCCACCACCACGAAACGTCCCGTCCGTGTCTCCAGGTGCGGCCAGGGCACCAGCGCCCGCAG is part of the Agelaius phoeniceus isolate bAgePho1 chromosome 23, bAgePho1.hap1, whole genome shotgun sequence genome and encodes:
- the SNX19 gene encoding sorting nexin-19, yielding MPARGPSGSRRPLLALLVALGWLLALQLLLDLRALGLLCGALAVLGGWLGPPALLPRGRRLRLERFVSSLRAPAGSPADEARLEKEIASTVRKVVRDFVASWYRTVSREPAFEAEVERAMLGLAAELRRRMKRVDRRALARRLLLLCGQHLQSFLRARDALRADPKGGRTLWKEYSRLAGPHPALLSPAAEVGSARAAVDALLRALVPWPHLETRTGRFVVVELVACNVLLPAIRKMSDPDWINLLLIGAFSKKPRGGKPHPAPPVPDSLPFPAQTDAALAGLSPSPRAAEGLRREAGAAGEEGEEVGRSCHAEEPFLRPQALGSLFPCEGLELESPAPDVGQDVELLAPSPAGELLDEPPQDTPVPEGAPASEDGTGDLDHGPGPSSDAGLLPTSALSSCPDIQIEPAAEKEEESPAVPRRFSSQRPSSLGRDLGAAEGPAPFPPEPGQSLPLLSSSPTASMSTFSFEPLSSPEGPVVIQNLRITGTITAREHSGTGFHPYTLYTVKYETALEGEAAGSLQQVAYHTVNRRYREFLNLQTRLEEKPELRKFLKNIKGPKKLFPDLPFGNMDSDKVEARKSLLESFLKQLCAVPEIANSEEVQEFLALNTDARIAFVKKPFVVSRIDKIVVNAIVDTLKTAFPRSEPQSPTEDLSESEVDGKSQTDGKKSKSRLRFSSSKITPVLSVSEAHDRIVYSIREGNAVSGTLSLAAMESFIQKQEKLLEAVPSKAPEGQGGREAKEISVQEEMDGLNTAEQGGHPDTDSDSETALADLALDVLRLVLVDHWGWLCTENIQKVFNVLFGTLVQRWLEVQMVTLTCTQRWVQYLQLLQESIWPGGVLPAVPKPPRTEEQKKATAEQALQSLMGILPNVIQEILGTSKCQMSWNLVLESLSQPVINRHLVFCLLDILLEFLVLKGSSKEPEAAAATPCACSGTDKGVPAL